The Flavobacterium jumunjinense genome includes a region encoding these proteins:
- a CDS encoding tyrosine-type recombinase/integrase, with translation MEDIIFNFRKELQNLGYSKNAVNEYPKFVKKLLHYSKENPQKIKPKHIANYHRYLQEKPKTRGIGKLSEAYIKSQLLAIKLFFEYLERTQQINKNPFLLKVKTPQNKTRATLTVEEIKILYASCQNQLETTIIHLCYGCGLRRTEVQNLNIKDIHFSKKLLFIRKGKGKKRRVIPLTKSITKDLKKYYVESFQYRKKDQDSFLITPDGNRLLGNSIYNQFKKISKRNLLLKQQKICLHSLRHSIATHLLENDMSVEMVRDFLGHDQLKTTQIYTKINHLKLKQ, from the coding sequence ATGGAAGACATTATTTTCAACTTTAGAAAAGAATTACAAAACTTAGGCTATAGCAAAAATGCAGTAAATGAATATCCGAAATTTGTAAAAAAACTACTCCATTACAGCAAAGAAAATCCACAAAAAATAAAACCAAAACACATAGCAAACTATCATCGCTATTTACAAGAAAAACCAAAAACAAGAGGCATTGGAAAACTCAGTGAAGCCTACATAAAAAGTCAACTACTCGCTATAAAACTCTTTTTTGAATACTTAGAAAGAACACAACAAATCAATAAAAATCCGTTCCTATTAAAAGTAAAAACACCACAAAATAAAACAAGAGCAACGCTCACTGTAGAAGAGATAAAAATCCTTTACGCTTCTTGTCAAAACCAACTAGAAACCACCATTATACACTTGTGTTATGGTTGTGGACTCAGAAGAACCGAAGTACAAAATTTGAATATAAAAGACATTCATTTTTCTAAAAAATTACTCTTTATAAGAAAAGGAAAAGGCAAGAAAAGAAGAGTTATTCCATTAACAAAAAGCATCACCAAAGACTTAAAAAAATACTATGTAGAAAGTTTTCAATACAGAAAAAAAGACCAAGATAGTTTTTTAATTACTCCAGATGGAAACCGATTATTAGGCAATAGTATTTACAATCAATTTAAGAAAATAAGCAAAAGAAATCTGCTTTTAAAACAACAAAAAATCTGTTTACACTCGCTTCGACATTCCATTGCAACCCATTTATTAGAAAACGATATGAGCGTAGAAATGGTGCGGGATTTTTTAGGACATGACCAACTAAAGACAACTCAAATTTATACTAAAATAAACCACCTAAAACTAAAACAATGA
- a CDS encoding RHS repeat-associated core domain-containing protein, producing the protein MNKSTPPALQYQYKYNEKELQTELGLNMYDLGARLYDPEIGRFMVIDPMADFVNYQSSFT; encoded by the coding sequence ATTAATAAATCCACACCACCAGCATTACAATACCAGTATAAATATAACGAAAAAGAACTACAAACTGAGCTGGGATTAAATATGTATGATTTAGGAGCTAGACTTTATGACCCTGAAATTGGTAGATTTATGGTAATAGATCCGATGGCAGATTTTGTAAATTATCAATCTTCATTCACTTGA
- a CDS encoding RHS repeat domain-containing protein: protein MTSTPGATWTNPFPTPVTNKTTYLAGFQYKDNRLEFFPHAEGYVKYQYSENSYSYVFNYTDHLGNVRVSYSDIDKNGLLGNERNIGNCRIETDRKGNPSTVCDIYITSAILEESHYYPFGLKHAGYNSNNAQPNYNYKYNGKELQTELGLNMYDYGARNYDATIGRWMNIDPLAEMYDKNSPYVYASNNPVYFIDPDGMKIGTALILKQNKNGEYLYPELAEAFLNFANSEAGIAILSKFAEAGQKIRDHTYTENGEYHNLGIDLVYSVSQNSAACLDCISKGNTGPNGSTAPKPYITRTKKKQERLKLTFYANKDLNTNNIHAKNYKEDRNNKEKNQIYTKQNWNNFSRNIHTCFVICRRLQR from the coding sequence GTGACATCAACACCAGGAGCTACATGGACCAATCCTTTTCCTACACCTGTAACCAATAAGACTACTTATTTGGCTGGCTTCCAGTATAAAGACAACCGATTAGAGTTTTTTCCACACGCAGAAGGCTATGTAAAATACCAATATAGCGAAAACAGCTATAGTTATGTCTTTAACTATACAGACCACTTAGGAAACGTTAGAGTAAGCTATTCGGACATTGACAAAAATGGTCTTTTAGGTAATGAAAGAAATATTGGAAATTGCAGGATAGAAACCGACAGAAAAGGCAATCCATCTACTGTTTGCGATATTTATATTACAAGTGCGATTCTAGAAGAAAGTCATTACTACCCATTTGGACTGAAACATGCTGGGTACAATTCTAATAATGCACAACCTAATTATAACTATAAATACAACGGTAAAGAATTGCAAACAGAGCTGGGGCTGAACATGTACGACTACGGAGCTAGGAATTATGATGCTACTATTGGTAGATGGATGAACATTGACCCACTGGCGGAAATGTATGACAAAAACTCACCTTACGTTTATGCATCCAACAATCCTGTTTATTTTATTGATCCTGACGGAATGAAAATAGGTACAGCCTTAATTTTAAAACAAAATAAAAATGGAGAATATTTATATCCAGAATTAGCAGAAGCTTTCTTAAATTTCGCTAACTCAGAAGCTGGAATAGCTATTTTATCTAAATTTGCTGAAGCTGGACAAAAAATAAGAGATCACACTTATACTGAGAATGGAGAATACCATAATCTTGGGATTGACTTAGTTTATTCGGTTTCACAAAACAGTGCGGCTTGCCTTGACTGTATTTCAAAAGGAAATACTGGACCAAATGGTTCAACCGCTCCTAAACCTTATATTACAAGAACTAAAAAGAAACAGGAAAGACTAAAACTAACTTTTTATGCAAATAAAGATTTGAATACAAACAACATACATGCTAAAAATTATAAAGAAGACAGAAATAATAAAGAAAAAAATCAGATTTATACTAAGCAGAACTGGAACAATTTTTCACGAAACATACATACATGTTTTGTTATTTGCAGAAGATTACAAAGATGA
- a CDS encoding RHS repeat-associated core domain-containing protein, with protein MGCLKLHTYTHLHIAHTSNTEHSREKKSDAGRYQYKYNGVELQTELGLNMYAMEMRQYDPAIARWVVQDPITHHSMSPYTAFDNNPTYWKDPSGADGEHYNWNTGQYNDGDGNVISFGDAMAAYGMNSDGSRCEKCEETIANAKKMIKNARSVGMNFAADNMAFFLSGKGGEKLISSEFLMSNQSVRTGILQNILKLFDKKFNKMINDLKLGKTINLSGEWTSSYYAGNNELDLLYGSGGYTISTKVNLKITRGETSFFNGYTISGSIDVSYFDEYNWDPGKGDYVPGIGYTDDNDFDELTYFNKAANFDMKSNWNINISNWSWLASGIQGGIFNIVGGEISH; from the coding sequence ATGGGATGTCTAAAATTACATACTTACACGCATTTACATATTGCTCACACGAGCAATACGGAACACTCGCGCGAGAAAAAAAGCGATGCAGGACGATACCAGTATAAATACAATGGAGTTGAGCTTCAAACCGAATTAGGGCTTAATATGTATGCAATGGAAATGCGACAATACGACCCAGCTATTGCTCGTTGGGTAGTGCAAGATCCTATAACACATCATTCTATGTCGCCTTATACTGCTTTTGATAATAATCCTACATATTGGAAAGACCCTAGTGGAGCTGATGGAGAGCATTATAATTGGAATACAGGACAATATAATGATGGTGACGGAAATGTGATATCATTTGGTGATGCTATGGCTGCATATGGTATGAATTCTGATGGGAGTAGATGTGAAAAATGTGAAGAAACTATTGCTAATGCAAAGAAAATGATAAAAAATGCAAGAAGTGTTGGGATGAACTTTGCTGCAGATAATATGGCTTTTTTTTTAAGTGGTAAAGGTGGTGAAAAATTAATTTCTTCAGAGTTTCTAATGTCAAATCAAAGTGTAAGAACGGGTATTTTGCAAAACATTTTGAAACTTTTTGATAAAAAATTTAATAAAATGATTAATGATTTGAAATTAGGTAAAACAATAAATTTAAGTGGAGAATGGACTAGTTCATATTATGCTGGTAATAATGAGCTTGACCTTTTGTATGGTAGCGGTGGGTATACAATTTCAACAAAAGTCAACTTAAAAATAACACGTGGTGAAACTTCTTTTTTTAATGGTTATACAATTTCAGGTAGCATTGATGTTAGTTATTTTGATGAATATAATTGGGATCCAGGAAAAGGAGATTATGTACCTGGTATTGGATATACTGATGACAATGATTTTGATGAATTAACTTATTTTAATAAAGCTGCAAATTTTGATATGAAATCAAATTGGAATATAAATATTTCTAATTGGAGCTGGTTAGCTTCTGGGATACAAGGTGGAATTTTTAATATTGTAGGTGGAGAGATTTCTCATTAA
- a CDS encoding tyrosine-type recombinase/integrase, translating to MNLHDYLHQNLQPSTVKNYNYEIQKFRSINKNTEKYNYQKIMEYVAHLRKNYNPKSTNRAVAALKKYYQFLIETGKRKDNPTLSIKLRDSKEDPIQLQDLFTEKELELLLQPRKERYPILEKRNKIILSLLVNQALKPGEIQQLKTNDIDLEKAQIHIAKTGLTNSRILPLKAEQIFLLHQYLTKDRNELKTLRNDKNALLLGKLGTPITTDDIHYLVTTYQNQFNKKLTSITIRQSVITNLLAKNNNLRIVQEFAGHKHLDTTEKYKQSGIKALQNAIQIHHPMK from the coding sequence ATGAATTTACACGATTATTTACACCAAAACTTACAACCATCGACAGTCAAAAACTACAATTATGAAATACAAAAATTTAGAAGCATCAATAAAAATACAGAAAAATACAACTATCAAAAAATAATGGAATATGTAGCTCATTTACGAAAAAACTACAATCCGAAAAGTACAAACAGAGCTGTAGCAGCACTCAAAAAATACTATCAGTTTTTAATTGAAACAGGCAAACGAAAAGACAATCCAACCCTAAGCATAAAACTAAGAGACAGCAAAGAAGACCCAATACAATTACAAGATTTATTCACAGAAAAAGAGCTCGAACTACTACTCCAACCTAGAAAAGAACGTTATCCTATTTTAGAAAAAAGAAACAAAATTATACTGAGTTTACTAGTCAATCAAGCTTTAAAACCTGGAGAAATACAACAACTCAAAACAAACGATATTGATCTAGAAAAAGCACAAATACACATTGCAAAAACAGGATTAACCAATAGTAGAATTTTACCACTCAAAGCCGAGCAAATCTTTTTACTACATCAATACCTCACTAAAGACAGAAATGAGCTAAAAACACTTAGAAACGATAAAAACGCTTTACTATTAGGTAAATTAGGCACACCCATAACAACAGATGACATTCATTATTTAGTGACAACGTATCAAAATCAGTTCAATAAAAAGTTAACAAGCATCACCATTAGACAAAGTGTAATCACCAATTTATTAGCCAAAAACAACAACTTAAGAATAGTACAAGAATTTGCAGGACACAAACATTTAGACACTACAGAAAAATACAAACAATCCGGAATAAAAGCCCTGCAAAATGCAATACAAATTCATCATCCAATGAAATAA